In a single window of the Chaetodon trifascialis isolate fChaTrf1 chromosome 19, fChaTrf1.hap1, whole genome shotgun sequence genome:
- the glrx5 gene encoding glutaredoxin-related protein 5, mitochondrial, protein MNSLIRSTSRCLRSGAAVYLPIQAGGPVRSTSARFLCAASDGQRDLGEMVKKDKVVVFMKGTPAQPMCGFSNAVVQILRMHGVDDYAAYNVLEDQELRQGVKDFSNWPTIPQVYLNGEFVGGCDILLQMHQNGDLVDELKKLGINSALLNAEKESK, encoded by the exons ATGAACAGTTTAATTAGATCTACTTCGAGGTGTCTGCGGTCGGGGGCGGCGGTCTATCTACCGATACAAGCCGGCGGACCCGTGAGGTCGACGTCGGCCCGGTTCCTGTGCGCGGCGTCGGACGGCCAGAGAGACCTTGGTGAGATGGTGAAGAAGGACAAAGTGGTGGTGTTCATGAAGGGGACGCCGGCACAGCCCATGTGCGGCTTCAGCAACGCCGTGGTTCAGATCTTGCGGATGCACGGGGTGGACGACTACGCTGCGTACAACGTGTTGGAGGACCAGGAGCTCAGACAAG GAGTCAAAGACTTCTCCAACTGGCCCACAATCCCTCAGGTGTACCTCAACGGTGAGTTTGTGGGAGGCTGTGACATCCTGCTCCAGATGCACCAGAACGGAGACCTGGTGGATGAGTTGAAGAAGCTGGGCATCAACTCTGCACTGCTGAACGCTGAGAAGGAATCCAAGTAG
- the prkrip1 gene encoding PRKR-interacting protein 1 homolog, producing the protein MAAHTQKNNKQGKPGGKEAQPLIIAKTPAEEQRLKLERLMRNPDKLAPIPDRPKEWNPRAPPEFVRDVMGSSAGAGSGEFHVYRHLRRREYQRQDFLDKMADKHDHDMDYLDKVEQNKQAAEERTAKRRKKREKLKQKKLMMKKAKLEVKNKKDKDTSDKSSESSEEEEEREAEDDAEAPSFIMGKK; encoded by the coding sequence ATGGCGGCGCACACGCAGAAGAATAACAAGCAGGGGAAACCTGGAGGAAAAGAGGCGCAGCCTCTGATAATCGCCAAAACTCCGGCAGAGGAACAGCGTCTGAAGTTGGAGAGATTGATGCGGAACCCGGATAAGCTCGCTCCCATCCCGGACAGGCCAAAAGAATGGAACCCGCGGGCTCCGCCGGAGTTTGTCCGAGACGTGATGGGTTCTAGCGCCGGTGCAGGCAGCGGGGAGTTCCATGTTTACCGACACCTCCGACGCAGAGAGTACCAGAGACAAGACTTTCTGGACAAGATGGCAGATAAGCATGACCACGACATGGACTATCTGGATAAGgtggagcaaaacaaacaggcagCCGAGGAACGAACGGCAAAGCGCAGGAAGAAGCGGGAaaagctgaagcagaaaaagctgatgatgaagaaggcAAAGCTGGaggtcaaaaacaaaaaagacaaagacacctCCGACAAGAGCTCAGAGAGCagcgaagaagaggaggaaagagaagccGAAGACGATGCCGAGGCTCCCAGCTTCATAATGGGGAAGAAATGA